One Oncorhynchus kisutch isolate 150728-3 linkage group LG13, Okis_V2, whole genome shotgun sequence DNA window includes the following coding sequences:
- the ankmy1 gene encoding ankyrin repeat and MYND domain-containing protein 1: protein MATSTSVAPEASVRCGVRAGREHWTNIKAGREKRNGPGVQQWSDGSKYEGEFVNDLKHGTGVFTWTNGEFYDGSFYKDYRHGNGTYSWPAGFKFVGKFYLNRKEGYGIQTFPDGTTFQGLYHADERFGPGVVTYPDGHQDVGLWHRERLLRLCTALEGGFTLQAFPEHMAQINCKKEPKNQSQSSAKGPETKAKPGTREVGTDPLLSPYHELLQDEHFILPPDMDRYSTDSDHLPVPWGLRKELDLQFFGEHCDNPDTNPDVSAALPLQQRMQAHIHRHRFEVEALDWDVEAVLSENRQRFGPKGSLELNSEGLIQEASLGDPQSVYRILRDGKIHPDVGDARGHTALIAATVNCHNDVIHLLLDSGADVNKLNCEGMSALAVCNVLYYPIQSLHETVAEKVPQKTHPKSQAVKARSPSVNSPQSSIVEATKNRAQTTKQADQPNQADDTAPKGHTNQADNEAMDRGQCNDSQVSLCNGQGYCQEEADQDEDEQYLQECSDQAALDLGRMDMIVVRERRSIQVLDGNIPLGCVPWHEGGGSYDLTQQQQEEGEAGSEEDRRRRERRGSLMADPAFDSARSLASFHIHVTEEVMQKTAEALSRSGLVPHADTQETVRKMALMKTEHRGRWTTMKLLLDRGADPNTSSVPMPVLFLAIKAGHIQAVRRLLECGARTDMCLPSEQRGFYPLHIAAALPGAEGPKITELLLHAVADPDVTAQDAHEVFKLDKNPVEPQAGFGNKSSTSSGPPSQFYMAPSVPPEEGGRTPLHMACQRDKDYTNAREVVSLLLSHKASTNLLWSGHSPLSLAIASGNDLAVDELLAGGADPNLPLTRRVGSALCAMTNISYDCAAHLRNRTKLLEKLMKAGANILMPVVVGEGRRCAVGTAVDYAHYAFHQDWRIAHTPYHALNQREREAYNARRQILSVMGDLLRQAVIRMERQRVEREQDLGISSVSPTEKFVYTGAGATPPWNKAARAVLSEEQDSTESLPQQIEQQQRAEQRRGSKAVIVRKPLFKYCYQCGRSVGVVLIACSRCHEVFYCSKTCKMKAWNDRHKDECVRVPAKPKDPNSSMRKAKSSEGSQDPATRRRYLGAGAKTKTGQLNLAQKLSESHYGTLKENYSFI, encoded by the exons ATGGCGACTTCTACAAGCGTTGCACCTGAGGCATCTGTCAGATGTGGAGTGCGGGCAGGTAGAGAGCATTGGACTAACATTAAAGCCGGACGTGAAAAGAGAAATGGACCTGGGGTTCAGCAGTGGTCTGACGGATCTAAATATGAAGGAGAATTTGTGAATGATTTGAAGCACGGCACAGGAGTCTTCACCTGGACAAATGGAGAG TTTTATGATGGCTCATTCTACAAAGATTATCGTCATGGAAATGGGACTTATTCCTGGCCAGCAGGCTTCAAATTTGTGGGAAAGTTTTATTTGAACCGGAAAGAGGGCTATGGCATTCAGACCTTCCCTGATGGCACCACCTTTCAG GGGTTGTACCATGCAGACGAGCGCTTTGGGCCAGGTGTGGTGACATACCCAGATGGACATCAGGACGTGGGTCTATGGCACCGGGAGAGGCTGCTGAGGCTGTGCACTGCTCTGGAGGGGGGCTTTACTCTCCAAGCCTTCCCAGAACACATGGCTCAGATCAACTGCAAGAAGGAGCCTAAGAACCAGTCCCAGAGCTCAGCCAAGGGGCCAGAGACCAAGGCCAAGCCTGGCACCAGGGAGGTTGGCACGGACCCACTTCTCTCTCCTTACCATGAGCTGCTGCAGGACGAACACTTCATCCTGCCCCCAGACATGGACCGCTACTCCACAGACTCGGACCACCTGCCTGTGCCCTGGGGGCTGCGTAAGGAGCTGGACCTGCAATTCTTCGGCGAGCACTGTGACAACCCAGACACTAACCCTGATGTCTCAGCAGCTTTACCACTGCAGCAGCGCATGCAGGCTCACATCCATAGGCACAG GTTTGAGGTGGAGGCACTGGACTGGGACGTGGAGGCTGTTCTGTCTGAGAACCGGCAAAGGTTTGGCCCTAAGGGATCTCTGGAGCTCAACTCAGAGGGCCTCATCCAGGAGGCCTCGCTGGGTGACCCGCAGAGTGTCTATCGCATCCTAAGGGATGGTAAGATACACCCTGATGTTGGCGATGCCCGAGGACACACAGCACTCATTGCAGCTACG GTCAACTGCCATAATGATGTGATCCACCTGCTCCTGGACAGCGGAGCAGATGTGAACAAGCTCAACTGTGAGGGCATGTCTGCTCTGGCTGTTTGTAATGTCCTGTACTACCCAATCCAGTCACTCCATGAGACAGTTGCAGAGAAGGTCCCACAAAAGACCCACCCAAAATCACAG GCTGTCAAAGCCCGGTCCCCATCAGTGAACAGTCCTCAGAGCAGCATAGTGGAAGCCACCAAAAACAGAGCCCAGACCACCAAACAGGCTGACCAGCCCAATCAGGCTGACGACACTGCTCCAAAGGGCCACACCAACCAGGCTGATAACGAGGCTATGGACCGTGGCCAGTGTAATGACAGTCAAGTGTCCCTTTGCAATGGCCAGGGTTATTGTCAGGAAGAGGCTGACCAGGATGAGGATGAACAGTACCTCCAGGAATGCAGTGACCAGGCTGCCCTGGACCTAGGCCGCATGGACATGATAGTGGTGAGGGAAAGGCGATCCATCCAGGTGCTGGATGGGAACATCCCACTGGGCTGTGTCCCCTGGCATGAGGGGGGTGGCTCTTATGATCTGacccagcagcagcaggaggagggagaggccgGATCAGAGGAGGaccggaggaggagggagaggagaggcagcctTATGGCTGACCCAGCGTTTGACTCGGCCCGCTCCCTGGCCAGCTTCCACATCCATGTCACGGAGGAGGTCATGCAGAAGACGGCTGAGGCCTTAAGCCGATCAGGCCTGGTACCACATGCTGACACCCAGGAGACCGTCCGCAAGATGGCCCTCATGAAGACCGA GCACCGGGGAAGGTGGACCACCATGAAGCTGCTACTGGACAGGGGAGCAGACCCTAACACCTCCAGTGTGCCCATGCCTGTCCTCTTCCTGGCCATCAAGGCAGGCCACATCCAAGCTGTCAGGCGTCTGCTGGAGTGTGGAGCACGCACTGATATGTGCCTGCCTTCAGAA CAAAGGGGTTTCTACCCCCTGCACATCGCTGCAGCTCTCCCCGGGGCAGAGGGCCCCAAAATCACTGAGCTGCTGCTGCACGCCGTGGCAGACCCAGATGTCACCGCCCAAGACGCTCACGAGGTGTTTAAGCTGGACAAG AACCCTGTGGAGCCCCAGGCTGGTTTTGGGAATAAGTCTTCCACGTCATCCGGCCCCCCGTCTCAGTTCTATATGGCCCCCAGTGTTCCCCCAGAAGAGGGGGGCAGGACTCCTCTGCACATGGCCTGCCAGAGAGACAAGGACTACACT AATGCTAGGGAGGTTGTGTCACTGCTCCTCTCCCACAAGGCAAGCACCAATCTTCTGTGGAGTggccactctcccctctctctagctATCGCTAGCGGCAACGACTTG GCTGTTGATGAGCTGTTGGCTGGGGGTGCTGACCCCAACCTCCCCCTGACCCGCCGGGTGGGTAGTGCCCTCTGTGCCATGACCAATATCAGCTACGACTGTGCGGCTCACCTCCGCAACAGAACCAAGCTG CTGGAGAAACTGATGAAGGCTGGTGCCAACATACTGATGCCAGTGGTGGTTGGTGAGGGCCGCAGGTGTGCTGTGGGCACCGCTGTGGACTACGCCCACTATGCATTTCACCAG GACTGGCGCATCGCCCACACCCCGTACCATGCCCtgaaccagagggagagagaggcatacAATGCCCGCAGACAGATCCTCAGCGTGATGGGAGACCTGCTGCGTCAGGCAGTCATCAGGATGGAGAGACAGCGTGTAGAGAGGGAGCAGGACCTGGGCAtcagca GTGTTAGTCCCACAGAGAAGTTTGTGTACACTGGAGCAGGAGCCACTCCTCCCTGGAACAAGGCAGCCAGAGCAGTTCTCTCTGAGGAGCAGGACAGCACAGAGTCTCTCCCTCAGCAGATAGAACAGCAGCAGAGGGCAGAGCAGAG ACGGGGAAGTAAGGCAGTCATTGTCAG GAAGCCCCTGTTTAAATACTGCTACCAGTGTGGCCGTTCTGTGGGTGTGGTCCTGATCGCCTGCAGCCGCTGTCACGAGGTATTCTACTGTAGCAAGACGTGCAAGATGAAGGCCTGGAACGACCGCCACAAGGATGAGTGTGTCCGTGTACCAG CTAAGCCCAAAGACCCAAACAGCTCTATGAGGAAGGCCAAAAGCAGCGAGGGCTCTCAGGATCCCGCCACTCGGAGACGATATTTAGGAGCCGGGGCCAAAACCAAGACGGGCCAGCTCAACCTGGCCCAGAAACTCTCAGAAAGCCACTATGGAACCCTGAAAGAGAACTACAGCTTCATCTGA